One stretch of Prunus persica cultivar Lovell chromosome G1, Prunus_persica_NCBIv2, whole genome shotgun sequence DNA includes these proteins:
- the LOC18793979 gene encoding uncharacterized protein LOC18793979 isoform X2, which produces MAEKATKLKQRKRKEKQGNEHEGDEKCYLRWNIQMDRSLAEILREERQMGHKGDGGWKSVAYNTAAAILSAQYNIEVSADNIKNRVKTWKRFYAVVSDILSQSGFSWDATKKMITIDEENVWNEYVKSHEDARTFRYKVIANWDDIVDLCGKDRATGEGAETCFEAAEVMTPDSEPNNFVDLGADTQGFENSHIDDVSPNSSCPKKRNQPSSEIRPPKKRGTPNVLADSVAKMASSFEQFINATTQKLDPLEVYNEVNAIPELNPDEQLKACTWFIENEKQFLMLKTLPVERKKGMVLMFISPRA; this is translated from the exons atggcagagaaagcaaccAAACTAAAGcagaggaaaaggaaagagaagcaAGGTAATGAACATGAAGGAGATGAAAAATGTTATTTACGTTGGAACATACAAATGGATCGTTCATTAGCAGAGATACTTAGAGAAGAACGCCAGATGGGTCACAAAGGAGATGGTGGTTGGAAATCAGTTGCTTATAACACTGCTGCAGCCATATTGTCTGCCCAATATAATATTGAAGTAAGTGCTGATAACATTAAAAATCGTGTCAAGACATGGAAAAGGTTTTATGCTGTAGTCAGTGACATATTAAGTCAGAGTGGATTTAGTTGGGATGCAACAAAAAAGATGATCActatagatgaagagaatgttTGGAATGAGTATGTGAAG tCTCATGAAGATGCTAGAACTTTTCGATATAAAGTAATTGCAAATTGGGATGATATAGTGGATTTATGTGGCAAAGATAGAGCTACTGGAGAGGGTGCTGAAACATGTTTTGAAGCTGCTGAGGTTATGACCCCTGATAGCGAACCGAATAATTTTGTTGACTTGGGTGCTGATACTCAAGGTTTTGAGAATTCTCACATTGATGATGTCTCACCCAATTCTAGCTgtccaaagaaaagaaatcaacCATCTTCTGAAATTCGCCCACCAAAGAAAAGAGGTACTCCTAATGTTCTTGCTGATTCAGTGGCTAAAATGGCTTCATCGTTCGAACAATTTATCAATGCTACCACACAAAAGCTTGATCCATTAGAAGTATATAATGAAGTTAATGCAATTCCAGAACTTAATCCAGATGAACAATTGAAGGCATGCACTTGGTTTatagaaaatgagaaacaatTTCTCATGTTGAAGACACTTCCAGTTGAGAGAAAAAAGGGAATGGTATTGATGTTTATTTCACCAAGGGCATAG
- the LOC18793979 gene encoding uncharacterized protein LOC18793979 isoform X1, giving the protein MIFQFELFMNFMAEKATKLKQRKRKEKQGNEHEGDEKCYLRWNIQMDRSLAEILREERQMGHKGDGGWKSVAYNTAAAILSAQYNIEVSADNIKNRVKTWKRFYAVVSDILSQSGFSWDATKKMITIDEENVWNEYVKSHEDARTFRYKVIANWDDIVDLCGKDRATGEGAETCFEAAEVMTPDSEPNNFVDLGADTQGFENSHIDDVSPNSSCPKKRNQPSSEIRPPKKRGTPNVLADSVAKMASSFEQFINATTQKLDPLEVYNEVNAIPELNPDEQLKACTWFIENEKQFLMLKTLPVERKKGMVLMFISPRA; this is encoded by the exons atgatttttcaatttgaactTTTCATGAACTTT atggcagagaaagcaaccAAACTAAAGcagaggaaaaggaaagagaagcaAGGTAATGAACATGAAGGAGATGAAAAATGTTATTTACGTTGGAACATACAAATGGATCGTTCATTAGCAGAGATACTTAGAGAAGAACGCCAGATGGGTCACAAAGGAGATGGTGGTTGGAAATCAGTTGCTTATAACACTGCTGCAGCCATATTGTCTGCCCAATATAATATTGAAGTAAGTGCTGATAACATTAAAAATCGTGTCAAGACATGGAAAAGGTTTTATGCTGTAGTCAGTGACATATTAAGTCAGAGTGGATTTAGTTGGGATGCAACAAAAAAGATGATCActatagatgaagagaatgttTGGAATGAGTATGTGAAG tCTCATGAAGATGCTAGAACTTTTCGATATAAAGTAATTGCAAATTGGGATGATATAGTGGATTTATGTGGCAAAGATAGAGCTACTGGAGAGGGTGCTGAAACATGTTTTGAAGCTGCTGAGGTTATGACCCCTGATAGCGAACCGAATAATTTTGTTGACTTGGGTGCTGATACTCAAGGTTTTGAGAATTCTCACATTGATGATGTCTCACCCAATTCTAGCTgtccaaagaaaagaaatcaacCATCTTCTGAAATTCGCCCACCAAAGAAAAGAGGTACTCCTAATGTTCTTGCTGATTCAGTGGCTAAAATGGCTTCATCGTTCGAACAATTTATCAATGCTACCACACAAAAGCTTGATCCATTAGAAGTATATAATGAAGTTAATGCAATTCCAGAACTTAATCCAGATGAACAATTGAAGGCATGCACTTGGTTTatagaaaatgagaaacaatTTCTCATGTTGAAGACACTTCCAGTTGAGAGAAAAAAGGGAATGGTATTGATGTTTATTTCACCAAGGGCATAG